The following coding sequences are from one Humulus lupulus chromosome X, drHumLupu1.1, whole genome shotgun sequence window:
- the LOC133806313 gene encoding uncharacterized mitochondrial protein AtMg00860-like, with translation MVLQQLKERQLYAKILNYEFLLEEVGFIGHVVFEERISVDLAKIKEMSQWESSKNTQEVRSFLGLARYYRRFVEGFSKIAMPMTALTRKNVKLEWIEKYEKSFYKLKMRLTTASVLTIPNGTKGYTIYSYLSGQGLGEVLMKHMKVIAYAS, from the coding sequence ATGGTTCTTCAGCAGTTGAAAGAGCGACAACTCTATGCCAAAATTTTGAATTATGAATTTTTGCTAGAAGAGGTGGGTTTCATAGGCCACGTAGTGTTTGAAGAAAGAATTTCAGTGGATCTCGCAAAGATTAAGGAGATGAGTCAGTGGGAATCATCAAAGAATACtcaggaagtaagaagttttctcgGATTGGCAAGATATTATAggcggtttgttgagggtttTTCTAAAATAGCCATGCCTATGACTGCTCTTACACGTAAGAATGTTAAATTAGAATGGATCGAGAAATATGAGAAGAGCTTTTACAAGCTAAAAATGAGGTTAACCACCGCTTCAGTGTTGACTATCCCCAATGGAACAAAGGGATACACAATTTACAGTTACTTGTCAGGTCAAGGACTAGGTGAAGTGTTGATGAAGCACATgaaagtgattgcttatgcatcttAA